The Carassius carassius chromosome 5, fCarCar2.1, whole genome shotgun sequence DNA window TAAATGCAAGAAACTGAATAGTATTTATATcggttttttacctctgattcaccgcAATCTCTGAACTGTCCTGAGCGAGTTATCAACAGTGAGGCTTCTTCTAATTCTTGCTTAACGGCAGATCGGAAGCAAGACTTTTAAGtccattactgccacctatctctcaaatggaccattgacactcttaattgagattgtagatagtgtcAGTGGTTCATTTCAGAGATAGGTGGAGGTAATGCACTTATAACTCTTGCTTACGATCTGCCGTAAAGCaagacagttcggacattgcggtgaatcagaggtaaaaaaaaaactatataaatactgttcagtttcttgcacagacctatTGTttcgtgtctttacacatcagtgtatcttcacaagccacagggtttaatttggttttgtttgtgtatgtttttttaaacataaaatgtatatttttggggGTGATCTTTCCCCTTAAGGCTACATGAAAGGTGCATGAAATATGTTGTTTTTATGACAAGGTATTGCTGAGGATACATTTTTGCGCCTTTTGTAATGACACCTTAACTGCAACCATAAAAATACAGTATTCATTGGAGTATGTGCGTGTTTGAATGCAATCACACTCAGTTTTGAAACAACCTCTGAACGCTGGGGACCGCGGGTTAATGACCTTTGAGATCAGTTCACTGTCCGGAGACAAACTGGCTTTCTTTTAATTCGCTTTCTTAATTGCTTAGAACTGTATCACAATAAGTTATTCAATAAAAACACACGACAAATGAtttgagaaacaggaaatgcagGAAACGACTTAGCCTACTATTCACAGCCATCTTTGTGTCACTGTATTGTTTTAACAGCAAAATGTAACATGGAAGGAAGCAAACTATAAATTCAAACTACTGTCTTTTATCAACCACATCAGCATCGACTTAATTTTATATTAGCCTGTAAGTTCACAGACCAGCAGTCTAAACCAAGAAAACACACATCTGCTGACAACACTGTCCATATAACACAATTATTGATAAGCGTAAGACATTACCTACCTTTTGAATTATCTCTCCATTTGGGTTTTTGCTATGATCTATGTGATCCAACATCAGGTACAATGAAAATACCACAACACAGAATATGGCACTGCCAAAAACTGTGAACTGTCTGCTGAGCTTCATATCTCAGATGAGTCCTGTACATTCACATGAAAGGCAAACTTTTAAAAGCATGTGACTCGCGAGCGGTGCTCCTGTAGGTGACAGAAGGCAGAAGTGAAAAAGAAAGGTGTTTTCGCCATGAAGAGTTGTGCGGAAGGGGACAGACACCTTCTCTAGCTGACGGCGGGGGAATGTCGCGCTGTGTGTCCACGGACTGAAATCCACTGCGATCTGTCTACAAAGTTTTGACAATGCGGAACAGTTTGTGTGATTCAGCAAATTGTGATGGTAAAACAGGCAAAGGAAAAGCGCCAACCCTGCCCCCTTCCTGCAGCGCTTACTGGGCTACAGACAGAGAAAAAGTGAGCGTGGAGTTGCGCCGCCTAACGAGggaacacatctctctctctctctctctctctctctctctctctctctctctctctctctctctctctctcttacacacacacacacacacacacaggcaatcgGTTGAGCCCATACATTTTAGTCAATTTACTGTTGAGGCTGTGTTTATCTGTGGGGTCCCAGAGATCTAAAATAACCCCCAAAAAACATTTGACAGACACTTATACTTAATAGCCTGCACTGTAACATAGCTTATCtatagaaattaaaaaatatggAATTTATGATAACTAAACGTTTGTTTAGTGTTATTGGTTTAGgcctatattttatataaatgtgttgtagcttatataaaaaaaatgcaaacccAATATAATGCAAACCCTACAAGCAAACCCCTTTTTTTTTCAggcactggtcaattttgagattttgagttATTTTGCATCTTGTAATCTTTGAAACTAGTGGGAAGAAAACacccaaaatacacatttaagggTTTATTTTCTTACATTTGATCTGTTTGCTTGTgtacatttcaattacaatacatatctttgaagaccattttctcaaaatgagttttttctcatGCACTCAACAAATATGCATTTCTTAAATACATCTgcactttttattctttttttttctcttttcggTACTCTGAACATTTATACATAATGGTTTGTTCATTTAACGTCAGGCTAATTTGTATAAAATCTTATATAAaatatggtgattttttttttctggccgtctggcaatattttatgatttatggAGTGGATTTTATGATTTATGGAGAGATAAAGTGGTATATCCAAAATCCCCATCCCATTCTACCCTGCCCTGTCTCGTCCTGTAAGCCTTCCACCCCACCCCATCCTATCCTCGCCTGCTTTCTGTTTCCAGGTGGGCTTTAAATTGCACACGTGGTGTTGCAGTTGGTTTACAACTGCCTAGCTGCAGCCGATTACGGCCAATGATACTCACAGTTGATTGGCGCACATGTGTCACGTGACCCTTAAGTTTCGTGGTGACGTTCGCAAGAGTTAGTGTTTTTATACAGTCCATGGTTGTGACACCGGAGGCATCCAGGAACATACAGGTACTGTCCGTTAACAAATCACACATTTCATAAACCAAAACATCGTGAGTTTTCTGCGTAAATTTGGAGGAATGAAGGCGTCGGCAGACATTATAATCCACGCCCTGGAAGCAGTGTCTGCAAACATTAACGTTAGCTCGTTAGCTGAGCTCAACTTGTATCACGGCCCATATTTAACTGAATTGATCTGCTGATCATGTGAATCACGAGATTTGTGTGTTACTTTGGTTAAAAATCTGCTTTGAGGGctgtatattacatttattgcaaCGATTTATCTCCATGTAACGTGACAAGCGATAGCATATGTTATGCACCTTTAGTGCGTATTGTTGACGGATGGGACGTGATGTGTTTGTTGCAAACCACAAAGACAACAATAACAAGACAGTGATGGGTTATAATCAGGCTGTGCTAAAGCACTGTCGTGATGTTACTCTGATAAACATCAGTGTGAGCTGTCATAGGCTAGAAAGCTTTAATTCTTTCTAATCCTTGTCCTGGAGTAGCCCTGCATTGCACATTTGGGATATTTCCTGTGTTTTAACACCCATGACTTCTTAGTAGATGCTCCAACACCTGAACAGAATGTGTTTTATAAGGGATTGAACCAATATTTAAAAGATTGCTGCATTTTCTTAATCAAAGATGGGTAATCTTGGTTAAAATTTAATCCTCTTTGTTTTAGGCCTTGTAACACTGTGTGTAATTTAATGCATTAGGTGTCACATAgtatgttttcatttacattgttacatttaatcattaagctgatgcttttatccaaaaaggAGGAGCATCTCAAGCAATTCATCATATACGAGTCAATAAAATGTACAGTACCACGAGGTCGAGTTGCAAGACTATGTgcctttgtaattaaattatttaagtgTCTATTTTTACAATGATCTCAAAAAGTATGTAGACACTTGAAAGTTAAGTTTGCTGATTTTTAATGAGCTTTGTATTGTTAGTGTCGGTAGTAGCAGGCTAAGTAAATTAACAATATGTACTTTTTCTTGGTGTAACCTGCACCCGGGTATCCTGTTTATTTGTCATGAAAGTTCAATGGATGACTCGGAATGCATTATTTTGCTTCATCTGGTGGATTTTTGACAACTCCAGGGCTTTTGTTAAACTAAACTAATATTCAAACTTCTGGATTTTTGTATTGCCGCCCATGGACAGTCATATCAACAGAGGAGCAGGACCAAAGTCAGAAGTGAATTACGGGGGTTGAAGTTTTTTGTCAAAAGAGAGTGCAACAGCTACTTTCTCTTTGTTATTTTTTCTCTAGTCATGGAGCACTGATTTCAAGGGGGAAAAAATCTTTCTAGTGTTGAGACAGTCAAGATTTATGAAAAGCAAAACTTGCAAGCAGTGAATTATCCTTCAAggtctgttcacaccaaggacgatagCTGTAGTTCTaacaaaaactttttaataattgttctaattcTTTGTGAATGGGGAACAGAGGAACAATGTAGCTGAAAGAACAAACGTtttacagctgataaaaacataaacagGCAATCTGAGTCTATTTGACTTcaaagagcttgagcatttaaagtggcagatgacataacgagtgaagtgacattcagccaaatatggtgacccatactcagaattcgtgccctgcatttaacccatccgaaatgcacacacacagagcagtgaacacacacacacactgtgagcacacacccggagcagtgggcagccatttatgctgcggcgcccggggagcagttgggggttcaatgccttgctcaagggcacctaagtcgtggtattgaaggtggagagagaactgtatatgcactccccccacccacaattccttcctgccggcccgggactcgaactcacagtCCGTTTGAGTCCGTAGGAGTCCGTTTGACtttattatgcaaatatatacGAGAATGGTGAGGGTGGGTTGAAAGTAGTTTTAAAATGGGTTTCGGTTTCTTACTCGAACtcactcgaactcacaacctttcgattgggagtccgactctctaaccattaggccacgacttcccccataaTCAGACTTACAGGAAACAGAACAATATCTTGTGTTGGTGTGGACAGCTAAATGGTTATGGTTATCTTCATAGTtcttgttcttggtgtgaatttATGCTTCTGTTTCTCGTAGGAATGGGTCAAGAAGCAGGCAAGTCTGCATGGCCCAAACCAACAGGAGGATACCAGACCATCTCAGGCAGGAGGTACGGCCGGAGACACGCGTATATCAGTTTCCGCCCAGTTACAGATAAACAAAGAGTTGCATCCACTGTGGACTGTCTTAACATGGAGAGGACGAGTGGTCAAAAGGACCCGGCAGTGGGTACGTACCAGCTGGGAATGGAAACCCTCAGTGGATAATTAAACTAAAGAGTGACTCAACATTTAAACCCAAGTGTGTCATTTTCTCACCACAAATGAGGAAGAAAAACTGGTATTGGATGAAAAACTGATCCCACTCCAAACTCAAGCCAAGCCACTGTCAatccaaataaacaaattattctggaaatcaatttaaatatggCTTACTTGTAGTTTTCACTGaatattatagtaaaatattatgttaaaataaCAAACTTTGGCTAAGTAACTGGAAATCTGTGAGCAGTAATAGTGGAGGAATGGATTTTGAGATTGAGGTTCTCATGGTGAATAAACAGCTTTGTAATATTGGGAATGTAACGGGGATTTTGAAGAGCTGAAATATGCTTCCATGTGTGGGTAGTTCTGCTTTAGAGTGAAGCATTCATCACCTTTAAAAGGTGTAGACAGAAACCCTGTAGGAGTCCGTTTGACtttattatgcaaatatatacGAGAATGGTGAGGGTGGGTTGAAAGTAGTTTCAAAATGGGTTTCGGTTTCTTATGTTTTTATAGGGTGACTGTCAGGAAATGCcaaggtcatatttcacccctaaaaccaaatgaaaacaaataaaatatttttcattaagaaaatgaaggatgttgtcaggaccagtaagacatatatatatatatatatatatatatatatatatatatatatatatatatatatatacagcaattAAGCATGTTAAAGCATGCTCCCATTTTCTTACTCTGAATGGTCTCTTAAAGTCCCAGAAttgataaaaatgtaattctaGTTTagctatttattaaaatgtttaattattaaataatgagatttttcttcataaaaataaatggttTACATTGTGAAGTATAATTATGTACATGGCACAATAGTATTTATTAGACTGCCTTTAGTTTGTcatttttaagtgtttatgtaattttaattttcaggACAAGGGGACAaggattttcattattttattacaataatgaatgaggtttggtttattacagtatttataattTGGGGGTAAACAGTTTTCATGAGACGATACAAAGAatcaaaatgtttctaaaataggttttatgttttgtaattcAAAGAATAAATCTTATTATATTCTTGTAAATTTGGGGGAAATGTAACCAGAACTTTTCTTTGTCCCACTCAGTCTATAGTGCATTTACACTTACTTCCAATGAAGTTATATCCTGTGAAGGAGAAAGAATAATaactaaaaacatttttcttctaGCATCAAAGGGCAACATTTCTTCAGTGCTTCAGAATATCCTGCCGACAGCATGCACAAATGCAGTGCACCCAGAGTTAAACGCAGCATCAAATCAGGATGGCCACAGCAGGAGGCAGTCTTCAATGTGTAGACTCACAAAAGTGCCCTCAAACCATTTTAAGAGACCAAAGAGTGACCAGGTTGTGCCATATGACAGAAAATCTTATTCTGGCATAGAAAAAAGGGAGCAGGCAAGAGTGTGGCCCATCAGCGAATACCCTAAGCCCAACCCGGAAGCTCCGAGTTACATCAACATTGACGCCTATGAGCCTGACATCAGCGGGGCCGAGGAGGAGGACTCCAGTTTAAATCCATCTCAGGCTGCTCAGACGAGACTTGATGGTATCTGTGAATTGGGTGGAAATTCGCTTGATGTATTTTCAAAAAGAAGTAAACATTCAGTGGCACCTTCTAAAAGCGCGACAGACCTTTGCTGTGAGCAGCCAGAGTTTGAAAGAACTTTAAAAGCAAATAGGAAAGTTAGTCCGTTGTTTGTTGGTGAAGACCAAGCTCCAAAATGTCATGGGGTTACAGCCAGCTCTGCACCCGCTTCCTATAGAAGCACAGGAAAAACCAACCCTGATGAAACATTTCAGTCCGAAATGGTCGTGAGGCCAAAGATCCGCAAACAGACGAGCGAGACTCGCCTTGAAAGGAGGAAATGTTCTGAAAAAGAGGAAGTAAGCCATTTGTCAGGCGCAGCAGTCAGAAACAAGTGTGGCTCAGCACCTCCGGGTTTCCTCACACAAACAAGCCCTAAAAATGAGTTGCTCTTTGACTATCCACCCATGGCCTTGAGTGACCTCCACTCTGAGGACAGAAAAAATGAGGGTGACAATAACGCCGGTGATGATGAGAATTTCGGAGAGAAATGTGACCCATCGATGAAGGTCGATGAAAGGTACAGTATTGCATGTATTTCCATTTAATTTATTGCactaaaatgtgtttaatgaattgtactaaattaatgtaaaattaccTTTTTTACCTTCATGTTATTTATGTAGTAATGAAAGAAAATCTTTAGAGAGAGAAATCTTTCAcaccattgttaaaaaaaaaaaagttgaaaaaggtattttatgctcaccaaggctgcatttctgtAATCAAAAATGATAGCAAAAACgctaatgttgtgaaatattattgcaatttgaaGTATAtatgttctattcgaacatattttaaaatgtaatttattcctaagatacagagctaaattttcagcagccgtctTCATCAGTGTCACACaactcttcagaaatcattctaatttgctgctcaagacactttattttttat harbors:
- the LOC132140834 gene encoding E3 ubiquitin-protein ligase Praja-2-like isoform X3, whose protein sequence is MGQEAGKSAWPKPTGGYQTISGRRYGRRHAYISFRPVTDKQRVASTVDCLNMERTSGQKDPAVASKGNISSVLQNILPTACTNAVHPELNAASNQDGHSRRQSSMCRLTKVPSNHFKRPKSDQVVPYDRKSYSGIEKREQARVWPISEYPKPNPEAPSYINIDAYEPDISGAEEEDSSLNPSQAAQTRLDGICELGGNSLDVFSKRSKHSVAPSKSATDLCCEQPEFERTLKANRKVSPLFVGEDQAPKCHGVTASSAPASYRSTGKTNPDETFQSEMVVRPKIRKQTSETRLERRKCSEKEEVSHLSGAAVRNKCGSAPPGFLTQTSPKNELLFDYPPMALSDLHSEDRKNEGDNNAGDDENFGEKCDPSMKVDESSEYSEGEWSASWTSDSGLEKERSTSEESWETLPGMDEPPDSSSLEEVPSLNLTLEEQTPLEEGEIPWVMYNEDSGSSSDEDPDGVSQFVHPGLFILDGNNNLEDDSSMSEDLDTEWRFLDEFGDGFGMAQAISYVDHSQLLTYMALEERLAQAMEAALAHLESLAIDVEQAHPPATEQIINCLPQITINAENTELEQCCAICCCEYVKDEIATLLPCRHMFHKLCVTLWLRKSGTCPVCRHVLTPAVSEPVSSNAEQETPASDHSASGGTC
- the LOC132140834 gene encoding E3 ubiquitin-protein ligase Praja-2-like isoform X1 codes for the protein MGQEAGKSAWPKPTGGYQTISGRRYGRRHAYISFRPVTDKQRVASTVDCLNMERTSGQKDPAVASKGNISSVLQNILPTACTNAVHPELNAASNQDGHSRRQSSMCRLTKVPSNHFKRPKSDQVVPYDRKSYSGIEKREQARVWPISEYPKPNPEAPSYINIDAYEPDISGAEEEDSSLNPSQAAQTRLDGICELGGNSLDVFSKRSKHSVAPSKSATDLCCEQPEFERTLKANRKVSPLFVGEDQAPKCHGVTASSAPASYRSTGKTNPDETFQSEMVVRPKIRKQTSETRLERRKCSEKEEVSHLSGAAVRNKCGSAPPGFLTQTSPKNELLFDYPPMALSDLHSEDRKNEGDNNAGDDENFGEKCDPSMKVDESSSSEYSEGEWSASWTSDSGLEKERSTSEESWETLPGMDEPPDSSSLEEVPSLNLTLEEQTPLEEGEIPWVMYNEDSGSSSDEDPDGVSQFVHPGLFILDGNNNLEDDSSMSEDLDTEWRFLDEFGDGFGMAQAISYVDHSQLLTYMALEERLAQAMEAALAHLESLAIDVEQAHPPATEQIINCLPQITINAENTELEQCCAICCCEYVKDEIATLLPCRHMFHKLCVTLWLRKSGTCPVCRHVLTPAVSEPVSSNAEQETPASDHSASGGTC
- the LOC132140834 gene encoding E3 ubiquitin-protein ligase Praja-2-like isoform X2, coding for MGQEAGKSAWPKPTGGYQTISGRRYGRRHAYISFRPVTDKQRVASTVDCLNMERTSGQKDPAVASKGNISSVLQNILPTACTNAVHPELNAASNQDGHSRRQSSMCRLTKVPSNHFKRPKSDQVVPYDRKSYSGIEKREQARVWPISEYPKPNPEAPSYINIDAYEPDISGAEEEDSSLNPSQAAQTRLDGICELGGNSLDVFSKRSKHSVAPSKSATDLCCEQPEFERTLKANRKVSPLFVGEDQAPKCHGVTASSAPASYRSTGKTNPDETFQSEMVVRPKIRKQTSETRLERRKCSEKEEVSHLSGAAVRNKCGSAPPGFLTQTSPKNELLFDYPPMALSDLHSEDRKNEGDNNAGDDENFGEKCDPSMKVDESSSEYSEGEWSASWTSDSGLEKERSTSEESWETLPGMDEPPDSSSLEEVPSLNLTLEEQTPLEEGEIPWVMYNEDSGSSSDEDPDGVSQFVHPGLFILDGNNNLEDDSSMSEDLDTEWRFLDEFGDGFGMAQAISYVDHSQLLTYMALEERLAQAMEAALAHLESLAIDVEQAHPPATEQIINCLPQITINAENTELEQCCAICCCEYVKDEIATLLPCRHMFHKLCVTLWLRKSGTCPVCRHVLTPAVSEPVSSNAEQETPASDHSASGGTC